The following nucleotide sequence is from Pseudomonadota bacterium.
TGAGCAACGCGGCACCCACCATCGCCCCCGCCCCGAGCCAGAACGCCGTCATCGATCGCTCGGGGTCCCAGTCGCGCCGTTCTGTGGCCCGCTTTGCAAGAGCGCCAGGATGCGCGCCCGTTCCTCCGCAGCCACTTCCGGTGGCGGCGTCGCCCCCCGCCGGCGGAGCGCGATGAACCCTACGAGGCCCGCGAGCAGGAAGAGGCCGATCGGTCCGAGCCACAGGGCTGCCGTCCTGGGATCGAGCGGCGGCCGGTAGAGCACGAAGTCCCCGTAACGCCGCACCAGGAACTCGACGATCTCTCGATCTTCCTTTCCGGCCTTGATCATCTCGTGGACCTCGCGCCGCAGGTCCCCGGCGAGCTCGGCATGGGAGTCCGCGAGCGACTGGTTCTGACACACCAGGCAGCGCAGCTCTTTGGTGATGGCCTGAAAACGCGCCTCCGAGGCGGCGTCCTCGAAACGGAACACCGCCGGATCCGCCGCAAGCGCGGGCCCGAAGACCATGAAAAGGACGAGCAGGGCGAGCACCGGCATGGTTACGGGCGCCCCGGGCCCTTCAGCAGGGGGAACAACTCGTCTTCGACCAGCGCCCAGGTGAGCGGTCCGACGTGCTTGTAACGGATGATGCCCTCCGCATCCACGAGGAAACTCTCCGGCACGCCATAGACGCCCCAGTCGATGGCCGCGCGCCCGTCCCCGTCCACGATGATCGACTCGTAGGGGTCCCCGAGGCGGGACAGCCAGTCGAGGGCGTCGTCGCGCTCGTCTTTGTAATTGAGTCCGAGCACCCGCACGCGCCGTGCTTCGGCGAGCCGCAGCAAGACCTCGTGCTCGTCGCGGCAGGCGACGCACCAGCTTGCCCAGACATTGACCAGGGTCGGGGTGCCGACCAGATCGGCCTGGCTCGAGCGGGTCTCGGGCGTGTGCAGTTGCGGCAGATCGAAGGCCGGCACGGGCTTGCCGACAAGCGGCGAGGGGACGAGCCTGGGATCGCGCGACAGCCCGCCGAAGAGAAAATACAGGATGACCCCGAAGACGAGGAGGGGAAGGCCATAGCGAAGCATCGTGACCTTAAACGGCCGCCACGCCTTCGGGCAACACGTCCGGGGCGCGGCGTGGCGCGAGCCGGTAGCGCCGATCGCTCGCGGCCAGCACCCCTCCCAACACCATCATGAGGCCGCCGAGCCAGATGAGGCGCACTCCGGGCTTGTACTGGATGCGCAGGCTGAAGCCGTCGTCTCGGATGGGCTCGCCCAGGGCCACGAATAGATCGCGGAAGAGACCCGGGTCGATCGCGGCCTCGGTCATGGCCTCGGTCTGCACGCGATAGACGCGTTTTTGCGGCCTCAAGACCGCGATGGTCTCCTCGTCGCGGGATACCGTGACCTTGGCCTCGATGGCCTGGTAGTTCGGGCCCAGGACATCGCGCAGGCCGTCGAGGCGGAACCGGTAGCCGCCGGCCTCGGCTGACTCCCCGCGCTTGAGGGGCACGTCGCGCTCGACCCCGTAGAGCGAGGTCAAGGTCACCCCGGTGATCCCCGCGGCGAGGCCGAGATGGGCCAGGGTCATGCCGAGGAACCCGCGCGACAGGGCGCGCACCGCCCCGGCAAACCCGTGCTGATGGACCAGCCGCTCGCGCACGCCCTGGATCGCCGTCAGCACCACCCAGACGGCCACGAAGAGACCGGCCACGGCCTGGAGGAAGTGCTCCCCGCCGCGCCACCAGACGACCACACCCGCGAGCACCAGGGCCAGGAGCGGGGCCCACCCGATGCGGCGTGCGAGATCGCGCAGCTCCTGCCGTTTCCAGCGCATGATCGGGCCGATCCCGAGCACGAGCCCTAGGCCACCGAGGAGCGGCAGGACCACGGTGTTGA
It contains:
- a CDS encoding cytochrome c-type biogenesis protein CcmH encodes the protein MPVLALLVLFMVFGPALAADPAVFRFEDAASEARFQAITKELRCLVCQNQSLADSHAELAGDLRREVHEMIKAGKEDREIVEFLVRRYGDFVLYRPPLDPRTAALWLGPIGLFLLAGLVGFIALRRRGATPPPEVAAEERARILALLQSGPQNGATGTPSDR
- a CDS encoding DsbE family thiol:disulfide interchange protein; this translates as MLRYGLPLLVFGVILYFLFGGLSRDPRLVPSPLVGKPVPAFDLPQLHTPETRSSQADLVGTPTLVNVWASWCVACRDEHEVLLRLAEARRVRVLGLNYKDERDDALDWLSRLGDPYESIIVDGDGRAAIDWGVYGVPESFLVDAEGIIRYKHVGPLTWALVEDELFPLLKGPGRP